One window from the genome of Bacteroidales bacterium encodes:
- the ccsA gene encoding cytochrome c biogenesis protein CcsA: MKNFIKSLFSMQLTVVLLLMFAISIAIATFIENDYGSAASKVAVYNALWFEILLVFLSVNLIGSLIEHKVWQRKKYVTFLMHTSFVVILIGAAITRFTGYEGMMHIREGESTNTMLSDNTYISARWKEAGNEAIVNHKVLLSGYGRQASPFSIDAGSERVRIKTIAFVPNAGAAVTPVENGEPVVSLFALTNTGRQTLMLRQGDFEQLDDFYIAFTDLKNKRGLQLSISDGNLFFSATDTVYITGMGSQNVDTVPANVMAPFQPMQFYNIGNLRIVLRAFEISGAIHPVNVESNEQSSGLDAVVLKVTYKMLEEDVVVWGRRGILGKEVKVRGFDQGEMYLSYGSRPVKIPFRLHLNEFILDRYPGSNSPSSYASEVTLIDDEKDISFDFRIFMNHILTHRGYRFYQSSYDTDEKGTILSVNHDGPGTAVTYFGYAMMTLAMILMLITRRTRFRYLLRTISEIRLKKSNLTMLLLLIMVFSVPSLFAQQMHGSSEAAISAVDKNHAAKFGRLTVLSANSRLEPMNTLNSKILRKISGKSNFRGMNPDQVILGIMAETQGWQHVPIIKVKNRELRRFLNINSSYASFADFFDPGSRESYKLSNYVNQAYRKNPFDQSQFDKDVINVDEKVNIFYTLLSGGYLALFPDINNPAEKWYHPNSSFMNFPEADSNFVKNIIPVYLESLAGAMKTGDYAQADEFVEAIGTFQQKFASEILLSEKKQNIEILYNKIEIFERLYKYYGMIGLIFLIVLFVKLVNPKIKIGIASKLMIGTLFLFFVMQTLGLAARWYVSGHAPLSNGYESMIYIAWATMLAGFLFVKKSNIALAATSVLASLTLFVAHLNWMNPEITNLVPVLKSVWLTIHVGVITASYGFLGLVMIMGIFNLMLMIFQTKKNYHIFNLTIREISLTIELAMTIGLYMITIGSFLGGIWANESWGRYWGWDPKETWSLVTILVYTIILHVGYVPGLTGRYLFNALAVIGFSSVLMTYFGVNYYLAGLHSYAGGDPVPVPTFVYYTLAILFIILLMAFVNNQKMKQLEKELVEKD; the protein is encoded by the coding sequence ATGAAGAATTTTATTAAGTCACTTTTCTCCATGCAACTAACAGTCGTATTGTTGCTTATGTTTGCGATATCAATTGCCATTGCTACCTTTATCGAGAATGATTATGGCTCAGCGGCGTCAAAAGTTGCCGTTTACAATGCACTCTGGTTTGAGATTCTGCTGGTTTTTTTATCCGTCAATCTTATCGGCAGTCTGATTGAACATAAGGTGTGGCAACGTAAAAAATACGTCACCTTTTTAATGCACACTTCATTTGTGGTGATACTGATTGGTGCTGCAATTACCCGATTCACGGGTTACGAAGGCATGATGCACATCCGCGAAGGTGAATCCACCAACACCATGCTTTCTGACAATACCTATATTTCAGCGCGATGGAAAGAAGCTGGAAATGAAGCCATTGTCAATCACAAAGTATTACTTTCCGGTTATGGCCGGCAAGCCTCCCCATTCAGCATTGATGCAGGAAGTGAGCGCGTGAGGATAAAAACTATTGCTTTCGTTCCCAATGCAGGTGCAGCAGTAACCCCCGTGGAGAATGGTGAACCGGTGGTTTCGTTATTTGCACTCACTAATACAGGACGGCAGACGCTAATGCTGCGTCAGGGCGATTTTGAGCAACTTGACGATTTTTATATTGCTTTTACCGATCTGAAAAATAAAAGAGGATTACAACTGAGCATCAGTGATGGCAATTTGTTCTTCTCAGCCACCGATACGGTTTACATCACAGGGATGGGCAGCCAGAATGTTGATACCGTTCCGGCCAATGTGATGGCGCCGTTTCAACCTATGCAATTTTATAACATAGGCAACCTGAGAATTGTGCTCCGTGCTTTTGAAATCAGTGGGGCAATTCACCCGGTAAATGTTGAAAGCAATGAGCAAAGTTCGGGTCTGGATGCAGTGGTGCTTAAGGTTACTTACAAGATGCTTGAAGAGGATGTAGTGGTCTGGGGGAGACGTGGAATTTTGGGCAAAGAGGTTAAAGTCAGAGGTTTTGACCAGGGTGAGATGTACCTTTCCTATGGTTCGCGACCGGTTAAGATTCCCTTCAGACTGCACTTGAATGAATTTATCCTCGATCGGTATCCCGGTTCAAACAGCCCGTCTTCCTATGCCAGTGAGGTTACGCTGATTGATGATGAGAAAGACATTTCCTTCGATTTTCGAATTTTTATGAATCATATTTTGACGCACAGGGGATACAGGTTTTACCAGTCTTCCTACGATACCGATGAAAAGGGCACTATTCTTTCGGTAAACCATGACGGTCCGGGAACGGCAGTTACCTATTTTGGCTATGCCATGATGACACTGGCCATGATTTTGATGTTGATCACCCGCCGCACAAGATTCAGGTATTTGCTCAGAACAATCTCCGAAATCCGTTTAAAGAAGTCAAACCTGACCATGCTATTGTTGCTCATAATGGTTTTTTCTGTACCTTCCCTGTTTGCACAACAAATGCATGGTAGCAGTGAAGCAGCGATTTCTGCGGTGGATAAAAATCATGCAGCAAAGTTTGGGCGTTTGACAGTGTTAAGCGCCAATTCCCGACTTGAGCCAATGAACACGCTGAACAGTAAGATTTTGAGAAAGATTTCCGGAAAAAGCAATTTCCGTGGAATGAATCCCGACCAGGTGATTCTTGGCATTATGGCTGAAACTCAGGGGTGGCAGCATGTTCCGATTATCAAGGTTAAAAACAGGGAGCTTCGCCGATTCCTGAACATCAACAGCAGTTATGCTTCCTTCGCCGATTTCTTCGATCCAGGCAGTCGCGAAAGCTATAAACTCAGCAATTATGTAAATCAGGCTTATCGAAAAAATCCCTTCGATCAAAGCCAATTCGATAAAGATGTAATCAATGTGGACGAAAAGGTAAACATCTTTTACACACTCCTATCGGGTGGTTATCTGGCACTCTTTCCCGATATCAATAACCCGGCTGAAAAATGGTATCATCCCAACTCAAGCTTTATGAATTTCCCTGAAGCTGACAGTAACTTTGTAAAAAACATCATACCTGTTTACCTTGAATCACTTGCCGGGGCGATGAAGACAGGAGACTATGCCCAGGCTGACGAATTTGTTGAAGCCATCGGAACATTCCAACAGAAGTTTGCCAGTGAAATACTGCTTTCAGAAAAAAAGCAAAACATCGAAATTTTATACAATAAAATAGAGATATTCGAACGGCTTTACAAATATTACGGTATGATCGGGCTGATCTTCCTCATCGTTTTATTTGTGAAGCTTGTAAATCCCAAAATTAAAATTGGGATTGCCAGCAAATTAATGATAGGAACTCTGTTTTTATTTTTTGTAATGCAAACCCTGGGGCTGGCGGCCCGGTGGTATGTTTCAGGACACGCCCCCCTAAGTAATGGTTATGAATCAATGATCTACATCGCCTGGGCTACCATGCTTGCAGGTTTCCTTTTTGTGAAGAAATCAAACATTGCACTGGCTGCCACATCTGTCCTGGCTTCGCTTACGCTGTTTGTAGCTCATCTTAACTGGATGAACCCGGAGATCACCAATCTGGTTCCGGTGCTCAAATCAGTGTGGCTCACCATCCATGTCGGTGTAATCACGGCAAGCTATGGTTTTCTTGGATTGGTAATGATCATGGGGATTTTTAACCTTATGCTGATGATCTTCCAAACCAAAAAGAACTACCACATTTTTAACCTGACTATCAGAGAAATATCTTTGACCATCGAACTGGCCATGACTATCGGTCTTTACATGATTACAATCGGCTCATTTCTTGGTGGAATATGGGCAAATGAATCATGGGGGCGCTACTGGGGATGGGATCCGAAAGAAACCTGGTCGCTGGTCACCATATTGGTTTACACAATCATTCTTCATGTGGGTTACGTTCCTGGTCTCACCGGGAGATATTTGTTTAATGCTCTGGCGGTCATAGGGTTTTCATCAGTACTGATGACTTATTTTGGTGTGAATTACTATCTGGCGGGACTCCATTCATATGCCGGCGGCGATCCTGTACCCGTTCCGACTTTTGTTTATTATACCCTCGCGATTCTTTTCATTATTTTGCTGATGGCTTTTGTGAACAATCAGAAGATGAAACAGCTTGAAAAAGAATTGGTCGAAAAAGACTGA